The Halobacterium hubeiense genome contains the following window.
AGAGCAGCAGCGTCGCCTCGCCATCCTCGCGCGTGCCGCGAATCGCGTCCCACGGGACGAGCGACCCGAACGTGAACGTTCGGGCGTCGTCGGCGTCGTTCGTGAACGCGACCTCGAGGCGCGCGGGGTGGTCAGTCGTGAACTGCGCGGTGACGGTCACGTCGATAGTGGCGTTCTCGACCGGCGGGTCGTCGGTCTGGACGTTCGTGAGCGTGTACGGGAAGTCACTCGTGTCGTCCGGGGTGTCGCCGGCGGGCGCGCCCGTGCAGCCCGCGAGCGCGGCGGCCGCCAGCGTCCCGAGGTAGGTGCGGCGGTTCACGTGTACCCGGACGAACGCCTTTGTTAAACTCTTTCTCCGGACTCAAAGAACAGTTTTAGCGCGCCGACCGACCGCTAGAAGACCGCGTCCAGCGCCTGCTGGAGGTCGGCCTCGAGGTCATCGACGTGCTCGATGCCGATGCTCGCGCGGATGAGCGGGTCCGTCAGGCCCGCTTCCTCCCGTTCTTCCTTGGGGATGGCGGCGTGGGTCATCGCGGCGGGCTGCTCGATGAGCGACTCGACCCCGCCCAGCGATTCGGCGAGCGTGAACACTTCGGTTTCAGCGACGAACTCGCTTGCCTCCTCGAGGCTGGCGTCCAGCTCGAAGGAGAGCATCCCGCCGAAGTCGTCCATCTGCTCGGCCGCGAGGTCGTGGTCCGGGTGGCTCTCCAGTCCCGGGTAGAAGACGTGCTCGACGCGGTCGTGGGCGTCCAGCCACTCGGCGAGCTCCTGGGCGTTCGCGCAGTGGCGGTCCATGCGCACGCCGAGGCTCTTCGTCCCTCGAAGCACGAGGAAGCAGTCGAACGGGCTCGGGGTGGCGCCGACGGAGTTCTGGTAGAAGCCGAGGCGCTCGTCGAGGTCCTCGTCGTCCGTAATCAGCGCACCCGCCACGAGGTCGGAGTGGCCGCCGAGGTACTTCGTGAGGCTGTGGCAGACGAGGTCCGCGCCCAGTTCCAGCGGGCGCTGGAGGTACGGCGTCGCGAACGTGTTGTCCACGGCGCAGAGCGCGTCGTACTCGTGGGCGACGTCCGCGAGCGCGCTGATGTCGTTGACGTTCATCAGCGGGTTCGTCGGCGTCTCCACCCAGAGGAGTTCCGTGTCCTCGCCCATCGCCGCCCGGACCTCGTCGTGGTCGGTGGTGTCCACGAAGTCGAACTCGAGGTCGTACTCCTCGTAGACCTGGGTGAAGATGCGGTGGGTGCCGCCGTAGACGTCGTTGCCCGCGACGACGTGGTCCCCAGATTCGAGGAGGTTCATCACGGTGTTGATGGCGCCCATCCCCGAGGAGAACGCGCGGCCGTAGTCGCCGCCTTCGAGGCTGGCGAGGTTCGCTTCGAGGTCGGTCCGGGTCGGGTTCCCCGTCCGGCTGTACTCGTAGCCGCGGTGGTCGCCGGGCGCGTCCTGCTCGTACGTGGAGTTGGCGTAAATCGGCGTCATCAGCGCGCCCGTCTCCTCGTCGGGCTCCTGCCCGGCGTGGATGGCGCGCGTCTCGAAGTGTTCGTCGTCGTCGCTCATGTTCGGAGCGTCGGCCGCACGCGAGTTAGGTCTGTTCGTTAGGGGCCGGCCCCGCCGCGTCCGGGATACCCGCAGAAACGGGCGGAAAGGCGTCTTTTTTGCCAGTCTAGCGGCTGGTCGGCGGTATGTCCGGACCAGTCAGCACCGCGTGGCAGCGATACCGCTCGGTCCCGCTCATCGCGCGCATCTTCGTCGCGTTCCTCCTCGGGTCGGCCGCGGGCGTCGCGTTCGGCGAGCGAATGACCGTCGTGCAGCCGCTGGGCGACCTCTTCCTGCGGCTGCTGAACATGCTCGTCATCCCCATCATCGTGTTCACGCTCCTGACGGGGATTCGCCAGCTCTCGCCCGCGCGCCTCGGGCGCATCGGCGGCGTGACCGTCGGCCTGTACGCCGTCACCACGACCATCGCGGGCCTCATCGGGCTGGCCGTCGCGAACCTCCTCCAGCCCGGCCGCGGCGTCGAGTTCACGGGCGGCGAGGCGCAGTCGCAGGCGCCGCCGTCGCTGACCGAAGTGGTGCTGGGCATCGTCCCGAACAATCCGGTCGCGGCGATGGCCGACGGCAACCTCCTCGCGACCGTCTTCTTCGTCATCGTCTTCGGCATCGCGCTGACGTACGTCCGCGCGCGCAACGACGAACTCTCGGACAGCGTCGACTCCGTCTTCGAGGCGTTCGAGGTCGGCGCGGAGGCGATGTTCGTCGTCGTGCGCGGCGTCCTCGAGTTCGGCGTCGTCGGCGTGTTCGCGCTGATGGCCGCCGGCATCGGCACGGAGGGCGTCGGCGTGTTCTCCTCGCTGGGCGAACTCGTGCTCGCGGTGGCTATCGCCGTGGTCGTCCACATCGCGTTCACGTACCTGTTCGTGCTGATGCGGCTGGTCGTCGGCGTCTCGCCGCTGTCGTTCCTCTCGGGCGCGAAGGACGCGATGGTCACCGCGTTCGCCACGCGGTCGTCCAGCGGCACGCTCCCCGTGACGATGCGCAACGCCGAGGAGGACCTCCGCATCTCCGAGCGCGTGTACTCCTTCGCGCTCCCGGTCGGCGCCACCGCGAACATGGACGGCGCGGCGATCCGGCAGGCCATCACGGTCGTCTTCGCGGCGAACGTCGTCGGCCAGCCGCTCGCGCCCACCGAGCAGGTGCTCGTGCTCGTGGTCGCCGTCCTCATCAGCATCGGGACGGCGGGCGTGCCCGGGGCCGGCCTCGTGATGCTGACCGTCGTCCTGAATCAGGTCGGCCTGCCGCTGGAGGTCGTCGGCTTCGTCGCGGGCGTGGACCCGATTCTGGGCCGCATCGCCACGATGAACAACGTCACCGGCGACCTCGCGGTCTCGACGGTCGTCGGGAAGTGGAACGACGCGCTCGACCTCGACGGCGGCGTCTGGAGCGCCGTGACCGACGACTGACGCTCAGATGACGTCGTCGGGGTCGTGGGCCTCGCGCATCCGCTGGGCCTCCGCGGCGTACTGCTCCACGAGGTCGGGGTCGCCGGTTTGCCCGAGGTTCCCGGGGTCGGCGTCCACGGCCGCGGTCGTGTCCCGTACGTCCGAGAAACTGGTGAGCGCGCGCTCCTTGCGGAAGTACCGCTCGCCGTCCGGGGTCGCGTACGTGAGGATGATGATGTTCTGCTCGTCGTCCGAGTACGTGCGTTCGACCAGCCACACCCGCACGGACTCGTCGCCGTCGTCGCTCATACCGGCCAGTTAGCGCTCGCGCGGAAAGAACGTACTGGCGGACAGCGACAGGGTTTTTCGCGGTGCGCTCCACACGTCTCCCGTGAACGTACGGGGCGAGGTGACCGACGTCGACGAGGTGCGGTCCGTGAACACGCAGTACGGCGACCGGGACGTGCTCGACGTCCACGTCCGGCCTGACGCGGACAGCGACGCGGCCGCCGACGACCCCGGGGCGTCCGTGCGCGTGACGCTGTGGGGGAAGTGGACGGAGACCGTCCAGTACCTCGAATCCGGGATGGAGTTGCTGGTGACCGAAGCCGAAGAGGACGAGTGGAACGGCGAGGTCCAGTATTCGACGAGCAAGCAGTCGTACGTCGTCGTCGAGCCGGACTTCCTCGTGGACGTGACGAACATCCGGTCGTTCGTGCAGTGTCCGCGCCTCTACTACCTGAACAAGCTCTCCGGGCTCCCCCTCAAGTACCCGGTGACGAAGGGGACCATCGTCCACGAGGTGTTCGGCGACCTCCTCCGAGGACGGGACCTCGACGAGTCCGTCGCGGAGCGCGTGGCTGACGCCGGCCTCGAACTCGGCCTACTCGGCCGGGACCGCGAGGAAGTCGAAGCCGACGTGCGCGCGAACGCGTCGGCCATCGAGGGGTGGCTGAAGCAGGGCCACCTCTCCGGGGACGGCGGCACCACCGAGGACACAGCGGAGGGCTGGCGCGCGGGCGACGACTGGCGCTCGGAGTACACCCTCATCTCGGAGACGTTCGGCATCAAGGGGCGCTGCGACGCCATCCGACGGGGGATGCCCGTCGAACTGAAGACGGGGAAGAACACGAACCGCGACCCGCGCTTCCACGACAAGGTGCAGGCGGCCTGTTACGCGCTGATGCTCGAAGACCGCGGCGTGAACGCCGACACCGGCACCTTGCTCTACACGAAGAACGCCGCAGTGGACCGCAGCGAGGAGTCCGGCGACCTCTCGCCCGCCAAGGAGTTCTCCATCGGGAAGGGCTTCCTCGACTTCGTGGTGCGCCAGCGCAACCACCTCGCGGCAATCGAGTACGAGGGGAGTCCGCCGACGGGCTTCGAGGCGGACGCGAAGTGCGAGTACTGCTTCGAGCAGGACACCTGCATGGTCGTGTCGGGCCGCCTCGACCAGGAGTCGAAGGCCGGCCAACTCGGCGAGCCGCTCCCCGACGAGGAGCGCGCGTACTTCGACGACATCTATGCCGCAATCGAGCGCGAGCGCGGCTCCGTCCACGACGAGTACCGCAAGCTCTGGGAGCAGACCGCCGCCGAGCGCGCCGACGACGACCGCGCGGTCGTGGACCTCGAACCCGCGGGCCAAGAGGAACTGCCGGACGGCCGGTGGCGGCTGACCGCAAAGCGGCCGACCGCCGCGGCCTCGAAGATTCGACAGGGCGACCGCGTGCTCGCCTCCGACGGCGACCCCGTGCGGGGGACCGCGGAGATGGCGCGCGTGGAGACGCTGGCGCCCGACCGCGTCGTCGTCACCGCCGACGAGCCCGTCGAACTCCGGCGGCTCGACGTCTACCCCTCCGAGTTGAGCGTCGACCGGATGATCACCGCGCTCCACGACGCGCTCCTGAAGGGCGACCAGCGCCGCAAGGACGTGCTCTTCGACCGCGCGAGCCCCGAGTTCCGGGACGACGAGCACACCGTCATCGAGAACAACGACGCGCAGAACGACGCCGTCAGCAAGGCGCTGAACGCCGAGGACTTCGCGCTCGTCCACGGACCGCCCGGCACCGGGAAGACGTACACCATCGCGACCCTCATCCGGGAGTTCGTCGACCGCGGCGACCGCGTGCTGTTGTCGGCGTTCACGAACCGCGCCGTCGACAACGCGCTCGAAGCTCTACGAGAACAGGGCCACGAGGACATCGTCCGCGTCGGGACGTCCACGGGCGTCCGCGAGGACATGCAGGACCTCCGCTTGAACCAGTCCGGCGACCCGGCGGAGTGCGCGCGAGCGCTCCAGACCGCCGACGTCGTCGCCGCCACCACGGCGACCTGCGGCTCTCGCGTGATGCGCGAGCAGGAGTTCGACGTGGTGCTGGTGGACGAGGCCAGCCAGCTCACCGAGCCGGACACGCTCGCGGCAGTCAACCGCGGCGAGCGCTTCGTGCTCGTCGGCGACCACGAACAGCTCCCGCCGGTCGTGCGCTCGGGCGGCCGGCTCTCCAAGTCCCTGTTCGAGCGCCTCCACGACACCCACCCGGAGGCGTCGGTGATGCTCGACCAGCAGTACCGGATGAGCCAGCGCATCCAGGCGTTCTCCTCCGAGGAGTTCTACGACGGCCAGCTTCGCCCCGCGACGGGAGAGGTCGCCGCGCAGACGCTCGCGGACCTCGGCGTGGAGACGGGTGGCGCGGTCCAGAACGGGGTCACATTCCACGACGTGCCCGGAACGAGCGACGCGCACGTCGACCCCGCGGAGGCCGAGCGCGTCGGCGAGGTCGTCCGCGAGTACGTCGAGGCCGGCGTGAATCCCGAGGACGTCGGCGTCATCGCGCCGTTCCGCGCGCAGGTCGCCGAAATCGGGCGCCGGGTCCCCGAGGGCGTCGCCGTGGACACCGTAGACCGCTTCCAGGGCTCTTCCAAGGAGGTCATCGTCGTCTCGTTCGTCGCGACCGGGAGCCTCGACGGCCCCATCTTCGAGGACCACCGGCGCGTGAACGTCGCGCTCACTCGCGCGAAGAAGAGCCTCGTGCTCGTCGGCGACGAGGCGGCGCTGCGCTCGGAGTCGCTGTACGACCGGATGGTCGAGTGGGCGTCGCTGTGACTACTCGACGGTCAGCACGCCGTCTCTCGTCACGTCGCCGTTGACGTTCACGGAGACGTCGTACTCGCCGGCGGACGCCGGGTTCCGGACGTCCGAGACGTCGAGGACGAGCCAGTCGCCGGCCTCGACGTCGTGGTTCCCGCCGAACGTGACAGCGAGCGTGCTGCCGTCGTTGCTCGTCGAGAGCCCACTCAGGTCGACCATCGCGTCGGTTTCGAGGACGCCGTCGCCGTCGCTGTCGATGCCGATGCGCTCGATGTCCGACCCGCTGACGTTGCTGACGTCGGCCGAACTCGGGTACGTGACCTGTAGCTGGTTCAGGGAGTTCCCGACGGCGTCCGAACCCTCCTCGACGTGAACGCGAACGTAGTGGTCGTCGGTGTCGCCCGGCTCACCGTCGGCTGCGTGGATGAGTTCGGTCTGTACCTCGTCGGCCGCTCCGCCGTCCGTTTCGCCGTCCGCGAACGACGGCATCTCGATGTCGCCGACGGCCGGCACGGCGACCAGCACCGTCCCAGCCAGCACGACGGTGATGGCCACCATGAGCGCGACCCCGACGACGGGACTGACTGCCCGTCCAGCGCGCATCACCGGAGAGACTCGCGGCCCGCGGAAAACGGCGATGGCCGTTCCGTTACACGTTGCGACCAGTAGGCGTTCGACGCGACGACGAATATCGCTGCTCTCAGGGCGTGACGACGAGCTTGCCGACCGTGTCGCGGTCCTGCATCGCGGCGAACGCCGCACCCGTCTCCGCCAGCGGGTAGGTGTCGGCGACCTCCGGCGCGAGGTCGCCGGCCGCCACGAGGTCGACGAGCCGCTGGAGGTCCTGCTGGGTGCCCATCGTGGAGCCAATGACTCGCTTGTGCCCGAGGAAGAGGTCCGGAACGTCGATTTCCGAGCGCCCGCCCGCCGTCCGGCCACAGATTACCATGCGGCCGCCGCGCCGGAGCACCGTCTGTCCGAGTTCCGTGTACTCGCCGCCGAGGTGGTTGAGCACGGCGTCCGGCTCCCCGACGGCCTCAACCTCGGCCCGAATCTCCTCGGGGTCGGTAGACTGAATCGCGTGGTCCAGTCCCAGTTCGGTCACGCGGTCGAGCTTCTCCCGCGAGGACGACGTGCCGACTGTCTCCGCGCCGAGGACGTCTGCGAGCTGGACGGCGGCGACGCCGACGCCGCCCGTGACGCCAGGCACGAACACGAGGTCGGTCGGCCCGACCTCGGCGCGCCGGAGCATGTGGTAGGCGGTCATGTACGCCGTCGGCAGGGCCGCAGCGGCGGTCGCTCCGATTTCGTCCGGGAGCGCGACGAGCCGGCTGGCGTCCACGCGCGCCTGCTCGGCGAGGCCGCCGTGGAACAGCGAGAACTCCTCGCAGAGGTTCTCCGGCCCCTCGCGGCAGAACCGACACGTCCCACAGGTCTCGTTCGGACACAGCAGAACGCGGTCGCCGGGCTCGACGCCCGTCACGCCGTCCCCGACGTCCCGGACGGTGCCGGCGACGTCGAGCCCGCTGACGAACGGGAGGTCGTCGGCCGCGACCATCGCGGAGTCGCCCTCCAGAATCCAGAGGTCGTGGCGGTTGATGGCGCACGCTTCCACGTCTACGACGGCGTCGCCGGCACCCGGTTCGGGGGTCGGCTGGTCGACGACGCCGACGCCGTTCGGTCCGGTCAACTCGGTGAATGCTGCGGCACGCATCGCGTCGTCGTTCGGCCGACGCCCGGATAGGCATACGGGTGGTCGTCGCCTCTGCCTTTATCTCGGTGCGCAGCGAACCTACACGGGATGCAGACTCTCGCAGTCGCGGCGACGCTGGTAGCGCAGGCGGGCTCTGGGCTCGACGTCGACGTCACGCTCGGGCAGGGGCTCGTCGGCGGCGCGGTCGGCGCGTTCCTGACGACGCTCGTGGTCGGCGCCATCGCGGTGGCGGTGTTCCCCGAGCGCACCGAGCGCCTGATGGCGCGCGTCCTCGACGACCCCGTGAACTCGTTCGCCTACGGCCTGTTCAGCGTCCTCGCGCTGTTCGTCGTGGCGATACTGCTCGTGTTCACCGTCGTCGGCATCGTCGTCGCGCTCCCGCTGGTGCTGGTCGCGTACGTCGTCTGGGCGGTCGGCGCCGCCGTCGCGTACCTCGCCGTCGCCGACCGGCTGGTCGGCCACGAGGACGGCTGGCTGAAGGCGCTGCTCGTCGCGGCGACCATCAACGGCGCGCTCGCGGCGACTGGCGTCGGCGGCCTCCTCGCGGTCGTCGTCGGCATCACTGGCTTCGGCGCCGTCCTCCAGCCGTACCTCGACTGACGCGCTCACCGGGCGCGGGCGACGAGTCGCTCCCAGACCCCCGGCTCGGCCGTCGCGTCCGGCAGTCGGAACCTGACCGTGGTGCCGTCGCCGTCGTCGGCGAACTCCACGCTCCCGCCCGACTCCCGCACCGTCCAGTAGACCAACCAGAGCCCGAGCCCGCTGGCGTGCGAGAGCGTCGTCTCCTCGGGCTGGTCGAGGACGTCGTACTCGCGGCCGGGAATCCCCGAGCCGGTGTCCGCGACCTCCACGACCACGTCGTCGCCCGGCGGGTTCCGAACCGACGCCGTGATGCGAACGCTCTCGTCGTTGTGTTCGACGGCGTTCGCCAGCACCTCGTAGAGCGCGTCCTCCAGCGCGGCGTGGGCCGACACCGCCGCGTCCTCGGTGGCCGCGATTTCGACGTCGGCGCCCGGGTACTGCTGGCGGAGCCGCTCGACGGCGTCCGCGAGGACGGCGCCGGCGTCCTGCTCGCGGCAGTCGCCGCTCTCCCAGATGTCGAGGATGCGGCGCGTGCGCTCGCTGTTCTCCAGTAGCTCGTCGACGTGGTGGCGCGCGACCGCGACGTCCTCGTCGCCGGCGCCGAGCCGCGTTTCGAGGTTCTGAAGGTGGCCGTCCACGACCGCCAGCTCGTTGCGGAGGTTGTGCCGAAGGACGCGTTGGTTCATCGTGAGCAGCTTCACGAGGTCCGCGAGCCGCGTGCGTTTCTCCTCGGAGACGACCGCGTAGAGGCTCGCCTGCGCGCCGACCGCGAGCCCGAGCCACATCGCGAACACCACCATGAACTCGACGTCGACGACCGGGTGCCCCTTCAGCAGCCAGATGAGCGCGACCGCGACCGCCAACAGCGCGAAGCTCACGCCCGTCAGCGTGGTCAGTCTCGCCGCCCGCACCAGCCCGGGCTGGCTCACGTCCCGGCCGCGCGCGTCGGTACCGGAGTAGACGAGCGTCCCCGACAGCGCGAGCAGAATGAGCGTCTCCAGCGTGACGGCGAGCGTCCACCCCACGTGGAAGCCGTACGCGACGGCGACGACGTACCCGAGGGCGGCGTACGCGTAGAACCACCAGTGCGCGGCTGGCTTCGTCGCCCGCTCGCGCACGCGTCCGAGCATAGCTGACGTTTCCGGTGGCGCACCGTTAATGCGTCGGCGACCCAGTCAGTCGTCGACGTGCTCGCGGACGCGCTCGTGGAACGCCCGCAGCACCGCGTCCTCGTCGTCCGCCAGCACCACGTCGCTGGCCGACAGCGTCGCCAGCCCGAACGACAGCGGGGACGGCGACTGCAGGGTCGTCTCGGCTATCTCGACGTCGCCCGCCCGGATTTCCGACAGCACCTCGCGGACGCCCGCCAAATCGAGCTTGTCCTCGATGAGTTCCCGATAGGTCTCGTCCAGTACCGCGAAGTCCGCTAAGTCCTCGGCGAACCCGAGCAGCATCTCGCTTGCGACCTGTTGCTTGCTCGCGGACTTCTCGCGGCCCTTGTAGCGCTTCAGCACCATCAGCGCGCGCGTCGCGTCGATGCGGAAGTACCGCTGGAGGAGGTCCGTGCCGTCCAGCGCCGCCCGGAGCGTCTCGCGGGCGTCGTCGGGGTCGGTCTGCCGCAGTAGCTCCGCGACGTCCACCTTGCGGTTCAGCGGCATTGCGAGCGTGAAGCCGTTGTCCGCGACGGAGACGGCGACGTTCGCGTTCGCCTCGTTCGCGCACCGGTACGCCAGCAGGCGCGAGAGGCCGTCGTTGAACCGCCGGCCGTACGGCGTGCGGACGTGGTAGCGGCGGCGGTACTCGTCGCGGTCCTTGACCTCCTCGATGGCGATTCGCTCGGTCGTGCTGACGCTCTCCTCGCCGGCGTACCGAATCTGGTCGTCGTACATCCGCGCGAGCGCCCGGACCGCGTTCGCGCCAATCGGGAACTCGCGGAGCCAGCGCCGCACGGCCGCCGCGCCGCCGTCGTCGTACTTCGCGAGGAGGTCCGTCTGGAAGCGCGCTATCTCCCGCCCGAGGTCGTAGGACAGCGGCAGGCGCTCGGAGAACCACGACGGGACGGTCGCGCGCTCGCTCGTGCGGTCGACGTACACCTTCGACCCGCGGCGGTAGCGGTACGCGAACCGGTCGCCGCCCAGCACGAACACGTCCCCCGCTTCCAAGGTGTCGAGGTAGCTCTCGTCGAGCTGGCCGACCCACTCGTCGTCGCCGCGCACGTAGACGTTCACCGTGAACGAGTCGGGAATCGTCCCGAGGTTCTGGAGGAGAATCGGGCGCGCGAGCCGCCCGCGCTTCCCGATTAGTCGCTCGCCGACCGCGAACTCGGGGTAGTGGTGGGTGCCCGAGGTGGGGTCGTCGGGGTCGCCGTCGTCGCCGCCCGGCGGGTCGTTCTCGTCGCGCCAAATCTTCGCGTACACGTTCCGGTCTTCGAGGCCGTCGTACTCTGCCGTGAGGTAGCGGAACAGCGACTCGAAGTCGTCGTCCGCGTACTCGCGGTAGGGGTACGCAGCGCGCAGCGTCTCGCGGACCTCCGCTTCGGGGAGCGGTCCCTCGATGGCCATCCCGTAGACGTGCTGCGCGGCGACGTCGTGGGCGCGCTCGGGGATGTGCACGCGGTCCACGAACCCCTGTTCGGCCTGCCGGAGCATCACCGCACACTCCACGAGTTCGTCGCGGTCGAGCGCGATGACCCGGCCCGTCACGGTCCTCCCGGGGCGGTGGCCCGCGCGCCCGACGCGCTGGAGCAGGCTCGCCACCGACTTCGGCGACCCCACCTGCACCACGAGGTCGATGTGGGGCATGTCGATGCCGAGTTCGAGGCTCGTGGAGGTCGTGGTCACTTTCAGCGACCCCTCCTTGAGTTGCCGTTCGACCTCCTGCCGGCGGTCCTTCGACAGCGAGCCGTGGTGGCACGCCGACTCGTCCTCGCCGACGACGCCGCGCTCCCGGAGATTCTCCAGCACGCGCTCGGCGCCCGAGCGCGTGTTCGTGAACACGAGCGTGCTGTCGTTCGCCTCGATTAGCTCGCTTAGCTCCGCGTAGAACGCGTCGTTGACCGCGCCCGTCGAGGCGTTCACGAGGTCCGGCGTCGGACACGACAACTGGAGGTCGTAGTCCCGCGCGAACCGCGCGTCCACGATTTCGCAGTCTCTCGCTTCACCATCCTGAAATCCGACGAGGTAGCTCGCGATGTCCGACAGCGGCTCCACGGTCGCCGAGCAGCCGATGCGCGTGAAGTCGCCGGCGAGCCGCTGGAGGCGCTCCAGACTCACCGAGAGGTGCGTGCCGCGCTTCGAATCCGCGAGGCTGTGAATCTCGTCCACGACGACGTACTCGACGCTCCGGAGCTTCTCCCGGAACTTCGGGGAGTTCAGCAGAATCGCCAGCGTCTCCGGCGTCGTGTTCAGGATGTGCGGCGTCTGTTCGAGCATCTGCTGGCGCTCGTAGTCGGAGGTGTCGCCGTGCCGAATCGCCTGCCGGACGTCCGTCTCCACACCGCGCTCGGCGAGGCGCTCGCCGATGCCGTCCAGTGGCTCCGCGAGGTTGCGCTCGATGTCGTTCGCCAGCGACTTCAGCGGCGACACGTACAGGCAGTACACCTCGTTGTCCAGCCCGTCGGCCCGCTCGCGCTCGAACAGCTCGTTCAGAATCGCCGTGAACGAGGCGAGCGTCTTCCCGGAGCCCGTCGGCGCCGCCACCAGCGCGTTCTCGCCCGCGTGAATCAGCGGAATCGCCTCGCGCTGGGGCGGCGTCAGACAGCCGCCGTCCTGCTCGGGACGCCCGAACCGCTCGACCCACCACTCGCTGACCGCGGGGTCGAGGCTGTCCAGAATCTCGCGGTCCGAGGACTGGCTCGCGCCCGCCGACCGCGCCGTCGCCTCCGACTCCGAACTCATCTATCGCGTGTGCTTGGCTCCCGTACGGCAAGTGTCTGACGCCGCTAGGCAAATCGCGGCGTTCGTGCTTGTTTCGCCTCGCTGTTTCCGGACTGACCGGGTTCTTCGACGCCTCGAAAGCCCCGGCGCTGTCGCGGTCGCTCGTGGACATATCTGCTCGCTGCGCTCGCAGATAGTCGCCTACGAGACGACCAAGTGAACGCGACAGCGCCGACCCTTTCAGTCCGCCCGTAGCCGGCTGGTCAGCCGGTAATTGGGCGGATTGAAAGGGGCGAGGCTGTAGACGAAGGCGCGCGACGCAAGCACCGCAGCGAACGTAATGAGCGAGGAGCGCAGCGAGCGCACCGAGTCTACGGCCTCGGGGCTTTCGAGGTGTCATCGTTTCCGTTCACGAGAAGAGAAGATGCAGCACTTACTCACGAACACGTAGCCCGAACCGTTAACCCCCTTCCTTCCCCGAATACAGGTATGCAACTGACGTTCCTCGGGACGGGGAGCGCGATGCCGACCGGCGACCGGATGCAGACCGGCCTCCTGCTGGAGAAGTCCGACAGTCGCTTGCTCGTGGACTGCGGGAGCGGCGTGCTGCACACGCTCGCGCGGACGGACGTGGGCTACGAGGGCGTGGACACCGTGCTGTTGACCCACCACCACCTCGACCACGTCAGCGACCTGCTGCCGCTGTTGAAGGCGCGGTGGCTGGCGGGCGAGGAACACCTCACGGTC
Protein-coding sequences here:
- a CDS encoding sensor histidine kinase is translated as MLGRVRERATKPAAHWWFYAYAALGYVVAVAYGFHVGWTLAVTLETLILLALSGTLVYSGTDARGRDVSQPGLVRAARLTTLTGVSFALLAVAVALIWLLKGHPVVDVEFMVVFAMWLGLAVGAQASLYAVVSEEKRTRLADLVKLLTMNQRVLRHNLRNELAVVDGHLQNLETRLGAGDEDVAVARHHVDELLENSERTRRILDIWESGDCREQDAGAVLADAVERLRQQYPGADVEIAATEDAAVSAHAALEDALYEVLANAVEHNDESVRITASVRNPPGDDVVVEVADTGSGIPGREYDVLDQPEETTLSHASGLGLWLVYWTVRESGGSVEFADDGDGTTVRFRLPDATAEPGVWERLVARAR
- a CDS encoding archaellin/type IV pilin N-terminal domain-containing protein; this encodes MRAGRAVSPVVGVALMVAITVVLAGTVLVAVPAVGDIEMPSFADGETDGGAADEVQTELIHAADGEPGDTDDHYVRVHVEEGSDAVGNSLNQLQVTYPSSADVSNVSGSDIERIGIDSDGDGVLETDAMVDLSGLSTSNDGSTLAVTFGGNHDVEAGDWLVLDVSDVRNPASAGEYDVSVNVNGDVTRDGVLTVE
- a CDS encoding dicarboxylate/amino acid:cation symporter, with translation MSGPVSTAWQRYRSVPLIARIFVAFLLGSAAGVAFGERMTVVQPLGDLFLRLLNMLVIPIIVFTLLTGIRQLSPARLGRIGGVTVGLYAVTTTIAGLIGLAVANLLQPGRGVEFTGGEAQSQAPPSLTEVVLGIVPNNPVAAMADGNLLATVFFVIVFGIALTYVRARNDELSDSVDSVFEAFEVGAEAMFVVVRGVLEFGVVGVFALMAAGIGTEGVGVFSSLGELVLAVAIAVVVHIAFTYLFVLMRLVVGVSPLSFLSGAKDAMVTAFATRSSSGTLPVTMRNAEEDLRISERVYSFALPVGATANMDGAAIRQAITVVFAANVVGQPLAPTEQVLVLVVAVLISIGTAGVPGAGLVMLTVVLNQVGLPLEVVGFVAGVDPILGRIATMNNVTGDLAVSTVVGKWNDALDLDGGVWSAVTDD
- a CDS encoding alcohol dehydrogenase catalytic domain-containing protein produces the protein MRAAAFTELTGPNGVGVVDQPTPEPGAGDAVVDVEACAINRHDLWILEGDSAMVAADDLPFVSGLDVAGTVRDVGDGVTGVEPGDRVLLCPNETCGTCRFCREGPENLCEEFSLFHGGLAEQARVDASRLVALPDEIGATAAAALPTAYMTAYHMLRRAEVGPTDLVFVPGVTGGVGVAAVQLADVLGAETVGTSSSREKLDRVTELGLDHAIQSTDPEEIRAEVEAVGEPDAVLNHLGGEYTELGQTVLRRGGRMVICGRTAGGRSEIDVPDLFLGHKRVIGSTMGTQQDLQRLVDLVAAGDLAPEVADTYPLAETGAAFAAMQDRDTVGKLVVTP
- a CDS encoding DEAD/DEAH box helicase; translation: MNVRGEVTDVDEVRSVNTQYGDRDVLDVHVRPDADSDAAADDPGASVRVTLWGKWTETVQYLESGMELLVTEAEEDEWNGEVQYSTSKQSYVVVEPDFLVDVTNIRSFVQCPRLYYLNKLSGLPLKYPVTKGTIVHEVFGDLLRGRDLDESVAERVADAGLELGLLGRDREEVEADVRANASAIEGWLKQGHLSGDGGTTEDTAEGWRAGDDWRSEYTLISETFGIKGRCDAIRRGMPVELKTGKNTNRDPRFHDKVQAACYALMLEDRGVNADTGTLLYTKNAAVDRSEESGDLSPAKEFSIGKGFLDFVVRQRNHLAAIEYEGSPPTGFEADAKCEYCFEQDTCMVVSGRLDQESKAGQLGEPLPDEERAYFDDIYAAIERERGSVHDEYRKLWEQTAAERADDDRAVVDLEPAGQEELPDGRWRLTAKRPTAAASKIRQGDRVLASDGDPVRGTAEMARVETLAPDRVVVTADEPVELRRLDVYPSELSVDRMITALHDALLKGDQRRKDVLFDRASPEFRDDEHTVIENNDAQNDAVSKALNAEDFALVHGPPGTGKTYTIATLIREFVDRGDRVLLSAFTNRAVDNALEALREQGHEDIVRVGTSTGVREDMQDLRLNQSGDPAECARALQTADVVAATTATCGSRVMREQEFDVVLVDEASQLTEPDTLAAVNRGERFVLVGDHEQLPPVVRSGGRLSKSLFERLHDTHPEASVMLDQQYRMSQRIQAFSSEEFYDGQLRPATGEVAAQTLADLGVETGGAVQNGVTFHDVPGTSDAHVDPAEAERVGEVVREYVEAGVNPEDVGVIAPFRAQVAEIGRRVPEGVAVDTVDRFQGSSKEVIVVSFVATGSLDGPIFEDHRRVNVALTRAKKSLVLVGDEAALRSESLYDRMVEWASL
- a CDS encoding cystathionine gamma-synthase; protein product: MSDDDEHFETRAIHAGQEPDEETGALMTPIYANSTYEQDAPGDHRGYEYSRTGNPTRTDLEANLASLEGGDYGRAFSSGMGAINTVMNLLESGDHVVAGNDVYGGTHRIFTQVYEEYDLEFDFVDTTDHDEVRAAMGEDTELLWVETPTNPLMNVNDISALADVAHEYDALCAVDNTFATPYLQRPLELGADLVCHSLTKYLGGHSDLVAGALITDDEDLDERLGFYQNSVGATPSPFDCFLVLRGTKSLGVRMDRHCANAQELAEWLDAHDRVEHVFYPGLESHPDHDLAAEQMDDFGGMLSFELDASLEEASEFVAETEVFTLAESLGGVESLIEQPAAMTHAAIPKEEREEAGLTDPLIRASIGIEHVDDLEADLQQALDAVF